A genome region from Solanum pennellii chromosome 12, SPENNV200 includes the following:
- the LOC107007691 gene encoding LOW QUALITY PROTEIN: protein LYK5-like (The sequence of the model RefSeq protein was modified relative to this genomic sequence to represent the inferred CDS: inserted 1 base in 1 codon; substituted 1 base at 1 genomic stop codon) — protein sequence MNWLLNILCILNFQISCTKAQQEYSGSSVLNCENEXETNYSCNGRNFTCQAFLIFKARDPYNSVPGIAALMSSNMSEIARINNVTRLTVFAPEKEVIIPVDCSCSGLYYQAKTMYYISAVIETYFVIANNTYQGLSTCNALVCQNEYDEFSLRPGLELQVPLRCACPTAKQAAKGSKYLMTYSINVGDDILTVCKRFNVNVRNITEANGFLDENSVLYPFTTILIPLPSEPSNLDTGNENYRKPIRSFSPPSAANASKGKSKRNLYIGSGVATGFVVSWVILLALFKKRDSKFPRRSSSHEDILVEIANIDHVPKVFKFKELKHATRNFDSKNWIKGSVYWGGFKGEILAVKMAITDVSREVNILHKINHFNLIKLCGYCEHKGCFFLVFEYMKNGSLREWLTRTKCQDTISWKNRIQIALDVANGLHYLHSFTKPGYIHKNINSRNILLDNNIRAKITNFSVAKETDTSGRSWXLVGTTGYMAPEYAERGTVTSKMDIYAFGVVLLELVTGKDAVIVEESGEILLSAAVAAIMEGENAEIELDGFIKADIREDSDLEIAMSVANLSLRCLTREPTNRPSMEETVSCLLKIQVNVHKAE from the exons ATGAATTGGCTTTTGAATATTCTCTGCATACTAAACTTTCAAATTTCATGTACTAAAGCTCAACAAGAATACTCAGGTAGTTCagtattgaattgtgaaaaCG TCGAAACGAATTACTCTTGCAATGGAAGAAATTTCACTTGTCAAGCATTTCTCATATTCAAGGCTAGGGATCCTTATAATTCAGTACCTGGAATTGCTGCTCTCATGTCTTCAAACATGTCTGAGATTGCACGTATCAACAATGTCACGAGGCTTACAGTGTTCGCACCAGAAAAGGAGGTTATAATTCCAGTGGACTGCTCTTGTTCAGGTTTGTATTATCAAGCCAAAACCATGTACTATATATCAGCTGTTATTGAAACATACTTTGTGATAGCAAATAATACTTATCAAGGATTATCAACCTGTAATGCATTAGTATGTCAAAATGAATACGATGAGTTTAGTTTGAGACCTGGTCTTGAGTTGCAAGTTCCTCTCAGGTGTGCCTGTCCAACAGCAAAACAAGCTGCAAAAGGCTCAAAGTATTTGATGACTTATTCAATAAACGTTGGCGATGACATCCTTACAGTCTGCAAAAGATTTAACGTTAATGTAAGGAACATAACCGAAGCAAATGGATTCTTGGATGAAAATTCTGTTTTGTATCCTTTTACAACCATTCTAATTCCCCTGCCTTCTGAACCATCAAATTTAGATACCGGAAATGAGAATTATAGAAAACCTATTAGGTCGTTTTCACCTCCATCTGCAGCTAATGCTTCAAAGGGAAAATCAAAGAGAAATCTTTACATAGGTAGTGGAGTTGCAACAGGCTTTGTGGTTTCTTGGGTCATCCTTCTTGCTTTGTTTAAGAAAAGAGATAGCAAATTTCCGAGGAGGTCTTCAAGTCATGAAGATATCCTCGTGGAGATCGCGAACATAGATCATGTCCCTAAGGTTTTTAAGTTCAAAGAATTGAAGCACGCTACGCGAAACTTTGACTCCAAGAACTGGATAAAGGGATCTGTATACTGGGGAGGGTTTAAAGGGGAAATCTTAGCAGTCAAAATGGCGATCACGGATGTATCTAGAGAAGTGAACATACTACATAAGATCAATCACTTCAATCTAATAAAGCTTTGTGGCTATTGTGAACATAAAGGTTGCTTCTTTCTTGTCTTTGAATACATGAAAAATGGCTCTCTCAGGGAATGGCTGACCAGAACCAAGTGTCAAGATACCATCAGCTGGAAAAATAGGATTCAGATTGCGTTGGATGTAGCTAATGGACTTCATTATCTTCACAGCTTTACCAAACCAGGCTACATCCACAAGAACATCAACAGTAGAAACATTCTCCTCGACAACAACATACGAGCAAAGATTACAAACTTCAGTGTTGCTAAAGAAACGGATACATCAGGCAGGAGTTGGTAGCTTGTGGGGACAACAGGATACATGGCTCCTGAGTACGCTGAGAGAGGGACAGTGACTTCAAAGATGGACATTTATGCCTTTGGAGTTGTACTGTTGGAATTAGTCACCGGCAAAGATGCTGTAATTGTAGAGGAAAGTGGAGAAATTCTACTTTCTGCTGCAGTAGCTGCAATAATGGAAGGAGAAAATGCAGAAATTGAACTGGATGGATTCATCAAAGCAGATATAAGGGAAGATAGTGATTTGGAAATAGCAATGTCAGTAGCCAACCTAAGCTTAAGATGCTTGACTCGAGAACCAACAAATCGTCCAAGCATGGAAGAGACAGTATCATGTTTACTGAAGATTCAAGTAAATGTACATAAGGCAGAATAA
- the LOC107005360 gene encoding NEDD8-conjugating enzyme Ubc12-like, with translation MIKLFKVKEKQRELAENANGKPPIKKQSAGELRLHKDISELNLPETCSISFPNGKDDLMNFEVTIRPDEGYYMGGTFVFSFSISSIYPHEAPKVKCKTKVYHPNIDLEGNVCLNILREDWKPVLNINTIIYGLYHLFTEPNHEDPLNHEAAAVLSDNPSMFESNVRRAMSGGYVGETFFQRCI, from the exons ATGATTAAATTGTTTAAAGTGAAGGAGAAACAGAGAGAGCTTGCTGAAAATGCAAATGGAAAGCCACCAATTAAGAAACAAAGTGCAGGAGAGCTGCGTCTTCATAAAG ATATCAGTGAACTAAATCTACCTGAAACGTGTAGCATATCATTCCCTAACGGAAAAGATGACCTCATGAACTTTGAAGTCACCATTCGTCCTGATGAAGGATATTATAT GGGTGGAACTTTTGTCTTCTCGTTCAGCATTTCTTCTATTTATCCTCATGAGGCTCCAAAGGTCAAGTGCAAGACAAAG GTTTACCACCCGAATATTGACTTGGAAGGTAATGTGTGTCTCAACATTCTTCGAGAAGACTGGAAACCTGTGCTCAACATCAACACAATAATCTATGGCTTGTATCATTTGTTCACG GAACCCAATCACGAGGATCCCCTCAATCATGAAGCAGCTGCTGTGTTGAGTGACAACCCCAGCATGTTCGAGTCCAATGTCAGAAGGGCAATGTCTGGAGGATATGTAGGGGAAACGTTCTTCCAACGCTGCATATAA